In the Streptomyces sp. f51 genome, one interval contains:
- a CDS encoding anti-sigma factor: MSGTRPTPAEQHLGDRLSALVDGELGHESRDRVLAHLATCAKCKAEADAQRRLKNVFAEMAPPPPSESFLARLQGLPGGGDSDSPRLNGGSFGGGLHGGSAGTGLPGVFGMRGEPFGYVPAGPHTDVLPPSAGRGFRIHDVSRHEAERSASRGLRFAFVAAGAVSLAAVALGGVTTGMPGDTDARGAGSNVTPSRTQGTGATSTPESQRRRSTGPLLAQGERSLGSGPVAPTSVSAPLLPGVPPPAGRGQDAVHTLTTPVVAGAAAMSPLIRPLTDTQPLALTPHPGLLADPAVTPSPTSSSSPTPRDVH, from the coding sequence GTGAGTGGAACCCGTCCCACCCCTGCCGAGCAGCACCTCGGGGACCGACTCTCCGCCCTGGTGGACGGAGAGCTCGGCCATGAGTCGCGCGACCGCGTCCTGGCCCACCTCGCCACCTGCGCCAAGTGCAAGGCCGAGGCCGACGCCCAGCGCCGACTGAAGAACGTCTTCGCGGAGATGGCCCCGCCGCCGCCCTCCGAGAGCTTCCTCGCCCGCCTCCAGGGACTCCCCGGGGGAGGCGACTCCGACAGCCCGCGGCTGAACGGAGGCAGCTTCGGCGGCGGACTGCACGGCGGCTCCGCGGGCACCGGACTGCCCGGTGTCTTCGGAATGCGCGGCGAGCCCTTCGGATACGTTCCGGCCGGACCGCACACCGACGTGCTGCCCCCCTCCGCGGGCCGCGGCTTCCGCATCCACGACGTCAGCCGCCACGAGGCGGAGCGGTCCGCGTCGCGCGGGCTGCGGTTCGCCTTCGTCGCCGCGGGCGCGGTGTCACTCGCGGCCGTCGCGCTCGGCGGGGTGACCACCGGCATGCCCGGGGACACGGACGCGCGCGGCGCCGGGAGCAACGTGACACCGTCACGGACCCAGGGCACGGGAGCGACCTCGACTCCCGAGTCGCAGCGCCGCCGCTCCACCGGACCGCTGCTCGCCCAGGGCGAGCGGTCGCTCGGCAGCGGTCCGGTCGCACCGACGAGCGTGTCCGCCCCGCTGCTGCCCGGGGTTCCCCCTCCGGCGGGCCGCGGCCAGGACGCCGTGCACACGCTGACGACCCCGGTGGTCGCCGGCGCCGCCGCGATGTCCCCGCTGATACGTCCGCTCACCGACACCCAGCCGCTCGCGCTGACCCCGCATCCGGGTCTGCTCGCCGACCCCGCCGTCACACCGTCCCCCACGTCCTCCTCGTCCCCCACCCCGCGAGACGTTCACTGA
- a CDS encoding DUF1003 domain-containing protein codes for MAPDREARERAATGATASRPRTRLDQPKPPRHRFLPEWDPEAFGRLSERIARFLGTGRFIVWMTVVIIVWVLWNIFAPHDLRFDNYPFIFLTLMLSLQASYAAPLILLAQNRQDDRDRVNLEQDRKQNERSIADTEYLTREIAALRMGLGEVATRDWIRNELQDLVKELEDRHLDGHGAGRVVFPAERSQGRDVDDR; via the coding sequence ATGGCGCCTGACCGTGAGGCCCGTGAGCGGGCCGCCACGGGGGCGACCGCCTCCCGTCCGCGCACCCGGCTCGACCAGCCGAAGCCGCCGCGGCACAGGTTCCTGCCCGAGTGGGACCCGGAGGCCTTCGGGCGGCTCTCGGAGCGCATCGCCCGTTTCCTCGGCACCGGACGGTTCATCGTCTGGATGACGGTCGTCATCATCGTGTGGGTGCTGTGGAACATCTTCGCGCCGCACGACCTGCGCTTCGACAACTACCCGTTCATCTTCCTGACCCTGATGCTGTCGCTCCAGGCCTCCTACGCCGCCCCGCTGATCCTGCTCGCGCAGAACCGGCAGGACGACCGGGACCGGGTCAACCTCGAACAGGACCGCAAGCAGAACGAGCGCTCCATCGCCGACACCGAGTACCTCACCCGCGAGATCGCCGCGCTGCGGATGGGCCTCGGCGAGGTCGCCACCCGGGACTGGATCCGCAACGAGCTCCAGGACCTGGTCAAGGAGCTGGAGGACCGCCACCTCGACGGTCACGGGGCCGGACGGGTCGTATTCCCGGCGGAACGGTCGCAGGGACGTGACGTAGACGACCGCTGA
- a CDS encoding DUF3117 domain-containing protein, with the protein MAAMKPRTGDGPLEVTKEGRGIVMRVPLEGGGRLVVELTPDEADALGDALKKVVG; encoded by the coding sequence ATGGCGGCCATGAAGCCGCGGACGGGCGATGGCCCGCTCGAGGTGACCAAGGAGGGGCGGGGCATCGTCATGCGCGTTCCGCTCGAAGGCGGCGGTCGGCTCGTCGTCGAGCTGACCCCTGACGAGGCCGACGCGCTCGGCGACGCCCTCAAGAAGGTCGTCGGCTGA
- a CDS encoding enoyl-CoA hydratase-related protein — MADTVLYEVSDGLATITLNRPEAMNAMNIETKVAFRDAAQAAADDDAVRAILLTAAGDRAFCVGQDLKEHIGLLAADRESGSGGTMRTVREHYNPIVRALTGAAKPVVAGVNGVAAGAGFGFALAADYRVVADTAAFNTSFANVALTADSGISWTLPRVVGPSRATDLLLFPRSISAQEAYELGIANRLVPAAELRAEAEKVARALASGPTLAYAALKKSVAFGLTHSLEETLEKEDELQGLAGASEDHTIAVQAFVNKEKPKYLGR, encoded by the coding sequence ATGGCCGACACCGTGCTCTACGAGGTGAGCGACGGACTCGCGACGATCACGCTCAACCGCCCCGAGGCGATGAACGCGATGAACATCGAGACCAAGGTCGCCTTCCGGGACGCGGCGCAGGCCGCCGCCGACGACGACGCGGTCCGGGCGATCCTGCTGACCGCGGCCGGCGACCGTGCGTTCTGCGTGGGCCAGGACCTCAAGGAGCACATCGGGCTGCTGGCCGCCGACCGGGAGTCGGGGTCGGGCGGGACGATGCGGACCGTGCGCGAGCACTACAACCCCATCGTGCGGGCGCTGACCGGCGCCGCGAAGCCGGTGGTGGCCGGGGTCAACGGCGTGGCGGCCGGTGCCGGATTCGGTTTCGCGCTGGCCGCCGACTACCGCGTCGTCGCCGACACCGCCGCCTTCAACACGTCCTTCGCCAATGTCGCGCTGACCGCCGACTCGGGGATCTCCTGGACGCTGCCCCGGGTGGTCGGCCCGAGCCGTGCCACCGATCTGCTGCTCTTCCCGCGCAGCATCAGCGCCCAGGAGGCGTACGAGCTGGGCATCGCCAACCGGCTGGTCCCGGCCGCCGAGCTGCGGGCCGAGGCGGAGAAGGTGGCGCGGGCGCTGGCCTCCGGGCCGACGCTCGCGTACGCCGCGCTGAAGAAGTCCGTCGCCTTCGGGCTCACCCACTCGCTGGAGGAGACCCTGGAGAAGGAGGACGAGCTCCAGGGGCTGGCCGGGGCGTCGGAGGACCACACCATCGCGGTCCAGGCCTTCGTGAACAAGGAGAAGCCCAAGTACCTGGGGCGCTGA
- a CDS encoding sec-independent translocase, translated as MFNDVGPLELVTLVVLAVLVFGPDKLPKLIQDVSRTIRKIREFSDSAKADIRDELGPEFKDFEFEDLNPKTFIRKQMDNDELGLKEIRNGFDLKKEMAEVTDAVHSRESESSAGSSNGTPGGSVDMTKKREKLDADEHPPYDADAT; from the coding sequence GTGTTCAATGACGTAGGACCGCTTGAGCTGGTGACGCTGGTCGTCCTTGCCGTGCTCGTGTTCGGTCCCGACAAGCTCCCGAAGCTGATCCAGGACGTGTCGCGCACGATCCGCAAGATCCGCGAGTTCTCGGACAGCGCGAAGGCGGACATCCGCGACGAACTCGGTCCGGAGTTCAAGGACTTCGAGTTCGAGGATCTCAACCCCAAGACGTTCATACGCAAGCAGATGGACAACGACGAGCTGGGGCTCAAGGAGATCCGCAACGGCTTCGACCTGAAGAAGGAGATGGCCGAGGTCACGGACGCGGTGCACAGCCGCGAGTCCGAGTCCTCCGCCGGGTCCTCCAACGGCACCCCGGGCGGCTCCGTCGACATGACGAAGAAGCGCGAGAAGCTCGACGCCGACGAGCACCCGCCCTACGACGCCGACGCCACCTGA
- a CDS encoding O-methyltransferase — protein MRRFPAPTDTVTPRQSRGQERVITGNRQTSWAAFADAFVAEDEALRWARDRAHEAGLRSVTPGTGAALRLLAATVDAKAVAEIGTGTGVSGIHLLHGMRPDGVLTTVDPEPERQQFARQAFRAAGFASNRARFIPGRALDVLPRLADAGYDLVFCDGDRLESLDYLAESLRLLRPGGLVAFEGVFADGRTVDSGPQPVEVSRLRELLRAVRESQELVPSLLPVGDGLLCAVKR, from the coding sequence ATCCGCAGGTTCCCAGCACCAACGGATACAGTCACGCCCAGGCAATCACGGGGACAGGAGAGGGTCATTACCGGCAACCGGCAGACGAGCTGGGCGGCGTTCGCCGACGCCTTTGTCGCCGAGGACGAGGCGCTGCGCTGGGCCCGGGACCGGGCCCACGAGGCCGGCCTGCGCTCGGTGACGCCCGGCACGGGCGCCGCGCTGCGTCTTCTCGCCGCCACCGTGGACGCGAAGGCGGTCGCCGAGATAGGTACCGGGACCGGCGTCTCCGGAATTCATCTTCTGCACGGCATGCGGCCGGACGGGGTACTGACCACGGTGGATCCGGAGCCGGAGCGCCAGCAGTTCGCCCGCCAGGCCTTCCGCGCCGCCGGTTTCGCCAGCAATCGCGCGCGCTTCATCCCGGGCCGCGCGCTGGACGTCCTGCCCCGTCTCGCGGACGCGGGATACGACCTCGTGTTCTGCGACGGCGACCGGCTGGAGAGCCTGGACTACCTCGCTGAATCGTTGCGCCTGCTGCGTCCGGGCGGGCTCGTCGCCTTCGAGGGCGTCTTCGCCGACGGCCGCACCGTGGACTCGGGACCGCAGCCGGTCGAGGTGAGCCGGCTGCGCGAACTGCTGCGCGCGGTACGTGAGAGCCAGGAGCTGGTGCCGTCGCTGCTGCCGGTGGGCGACGGCCTGCTGTGCGCGGTCAAACGCTGA
- a CDS encoding DNA-3-methyladenine glycosylase I encodes MSEALAGADGALRCPWALSTEDYVAYHDEEWGRAVHGDDALYERLCLEAFQSGLSWITILRRRPGFRAAFSGFEIAKVAAYTEADEERLLADPGIIRNGAKIRATVANARVLAEWAPGELDELIWSFAPDLATRPAPEKLSDVPAVTDESTALSKALKKRGIRFVGPTTAYALMQACGLVNDHLADCVARDAR; translated from the coding sequence GTGAGCGAGGCGCTGGCCGGAGCCGACGGCGCGCTGCGCTGCCCCTGGGCGCTGTCCACCGAGGACTACGTGGCCTACCACGACGAGGAGTGGGGCCGGGCGGTCCACGGCGACGACGCCCTGTACGAGCGGCTGTGCCTGGAGGCCTTCCAGTCCGGGCTGTCCTGGATCACCATCCTGCGCCGCCGCCCCGGCTTCCGCGCGGCCTTCTCCGGCTTCGAGATCGCCAAGGTCGCGGCCTACACGGAGGCCGACGAGGAACGCCTGCTCGCGGACCCGGGGATCATCCGCAACGGCGCCAAGATCCGGGCGACCGTCGCCAACGCGCGCGTGCTGGCCGAGTGGGCCCCGGGCGAGCTGGACGAGCTCATCTGGTCCTTCGCCCCCGACCTGGCCACCCGTCCGGCCCCCGAGAAGCTCTCCGACGTACCGGCCGTCACCGACGAGTCGACCGCTCTGTCCAAGGCGCTCAAGAAGCGCGGCATCCGCTTCGTGGGCCCGACGACGGCGTACGCGCTGATGCAGGCCTGCGGCCTGGTGAACGACCATCTGGCGGACTGCGTGGCGCGCGACGCCCGATGA
- a CDS encoding magnesium and cobalt transport protein CorA has product MSMIRDLRAAVRPRPSLRKDSGSYDTTRDPGTPSAVVDCAVYRDGARAATRAPLTPQEAMRQVRRDGGFVWIGLHEPTEDEFAGIAREFGLHPLAVEDAVQAHQRPKLERYDDSLFTVFKTIHYVEHDRLTATSEIVETGEVMCFTGGDFFITVRHGGQGSLRGLRHRLQDDPELLAKGPSAVLHAIADHVVDGYIAVVDAVQDDIDEVETEVFSPGRKGTPRGTDAGQIYQLKREVLEFKRAVSPLLRPMQLLSERPMRLIDPDIQKYFRDVADHLARVQEQVLGFDELLNSILQANLAQASVAQNEDMRKITSWAAIVAVPTMVCGVYGMNFKYMPELHARYGYPVVMGITVGLCLSIHRILKRNGWL; this is encoded by the coding sequence ATGTCGATGATCCGTGACCTGCGTGCCGCGGTCCGTCCCCGCCCGTCCCTGCGCAAGGACAGTGGCTCGTACGACACCACCCGCGACCCCGGCACCCCGTCGGCCGTGGTCGACTGCGCCGTCTACCGCGACGGTGCCCGCGCCGCGACCCGCGCGCCGCTCACGCCGCAGGAGGCCATGCGCCAGGTGCGGCGTGACGGCGGGTTCGTCTGGATCGGCCTGCACGAGCCCACCGAGGACGAATTCGCCGGTATCGCCCGCGAGTTCGGGCTGCACCCGCTGGCCGTCGAGGACGCCGTCCAGGCCCACCAGCGGCCCAAGCTGGAGCGTTACGACGACTCCCTGTTCACCGTCTTCAAGACCATCCACTACGTCGAGCACGACCGGCTGACGGCGACCAGCGAGATCGTCGAGACCGGCGAGGTCATGTGCTTCACCGGCGGGGACTTCTTCATCACCGTCCGGCACGGCGGGCAGGGCTCGCTGCGCGGGCTGCGGCACCGTCTCCAGGACGACCCCGAACTGCTCGCCAAGGGCCCCTCGGCGGTGCTGCACGCGATCGCCGACCATGTGGTCGACGGCTACATCGCGGTCGTGGACGCCGTGCAGGACGACATCGACGAGGTCGAGACCGAGGTGTTCTCGCCGGGCCGCAAGGGCACCCCGCGCGGCACGGACGCCGGACAGATCTACCAGCTCAAGCGCGAGGTGCTGGAGTTCAAGCGGGCGGTGTCGCCGCTGCTGCGCCCCATGCAGCTGCTGAGCGAGCGCCCGATGCGGCTGATCGACCCCGACATCCAGAAGTACTTCCGCGATGTCGCCGACCACCTCGCCCGGGTGCAGGAGCAGGTCCTCGGCTTCGACGAACTGCTCAACTCCATCCTCCAGGCGAACCTCGCGCAGGCCTCCGTGGCGCAGAACGAGGACATGCGCAAGATCACCTCCTGGGCCGCGATCGTCGCCGTGCCGACGATGGTCTGCGGTGTGTACGGCATGAACTTCAAGTACATGCCGGAACTGCACGCGCGCTACGGCTACCCGGTGGTCATGGGCATCACGGTCGGCCTCTGCCTGTCCATCCACCGCATCCTGAAGCGCAACGGCTGGCTGTAG
- a CDS encoding CBS domain-containing protein has protein sequence MAAAAPRIFVSHLSGVAVFDPNGDQVGRVRDLVAMLRVGRRPPRMLGLVVELSTRRRIFLPMTRVTGIESGQVITTGVLNVRRFEQRPTERLVFGELLDRLVTLVETGEEVTVLDVSIQQLPARREWEIGRVFVRKGRAGAFRRAKGETMTVDWSSVTGFSLEEHGQGAESLLATFEQLRPADLANVLHHLSPKRRGEVAAALDDDRLADVLEELPEDDQIEILGKLKEERAADVLEAMDPDDAADLLAELPTEDVERLLTLMRPGEAADVRRLMAYAERTAGGLMTTEPIVLRPDATVADALARVRNPDLSPALAAQVYVCRPPDETPTGKYLGAVHFQRLLRDPPPTLVGSLVDDDLQPLAPEDELPVVAGFFATYDMVAAPVVDESGSLLGAVTVDDVLDHMLPEDWRETEFHLDEGVHESMHAQTHAEHPEGRHGA, from the coding sequence ATGGCCGCAGCCGCCCCCCGGATCTTCGTCTCGCACCTGTCCGGTGTCGCCGTCTTCGACCCGAACGGCGACCAGGTGGGACGTGTGCGGGACCTCGTCGCCATGCTGCGCGTGGGGCGACGGCCGCCGCGCATGCTCGGCCTGGTCGTCGAACTGTCCACGCGCCGCCGGATCTTCCTGCCCATGACCCGGGTGACGGGCATCGAGTCCGGCCAGGTCATCACGACCGGCGTCCTGAACGTGCGCCGCTTCGAGCAGCGGCCCACCGAACGGCTCGTCTTCGGCGAGCTCCTGGACCGGCTCGTGACCCTCGTCGAGACGGGCGAGGAGGTGACGGTCCTCGACGTGTCGATCCAGCAGCTGCCGGCCCGCAGGGAGTGGGAGATCGGCCGGGTCTTCGTGCGCAAGGGGCGGGCGGGCGCGTTCCGGCGTGCCAAGGGCGAGACGATGACGGTCGACTGGTCCTCCGTCACCGGCTTCTCGCTGGAGGAGCACGGACAGGGCGCGGAGAGCCTGCTCGCCACCTTCGAGCAGCTGCGGCCGGCCGACCTCGCGAACGTGCTGCACCATCTGTCGCCGAAGCGGCGCGGCGAGGTGGCCGCCGCCCTCGACGACGACCGTCTCGCCGACGTGCTGGAGGAACTGCCCGAGGACGACCAGATCGAGATCCTCGGCAAGCTCAAGGAGGAGCGCGCGGCGGACGTCCTGGAGGCGATGGACCCCGACGACGCGGCCGACCTGCTGGCCGAGCTGCCCACCGAGGACGTGGAGCGGCTGCTGACGCTGATGCGGCCGGGCGAGGCGGCGGACGTCAGGCGGCTGATGGCCTACGCGGAACGGACGGCGGGCGGGCTGATGACCACCGAGCCCATCGTGCTGCGGCCCGACGCGACCGTCGCCGACGCGCTCGCCCGGGTCCGCAACCCCGACCTCTCCCCCGCGCTCGCCGCCCAGGTGTACGTGTGCCGCCCGCCGGACGAGACGCCGACGGGCAAGTACCTGGGGGCGGTGCACTTCCAGCGGCTGCTGCGCGATCCGCCTCCCACCCTGGTCGGCTCGCTCGTCGACGACGACCTCCAGCCGCTGGCCCCCGAGGACGAGCTGCCGGTGGTCGCCGGGTTCTTCGCGACGTACGACATGGTCGCGGCGCCCGTCGTCGACGAGAGCGGCTCGCTGCTCGGCGCGGTGACCGTGGACGACGTACTGGACCACATGCTGCCCGAGGACTGGCGGGAGACGGAGTTCCACCTGGACGAGGGCGTGCACGAGAGCATGCACGCGCAGACCCACGCGGAACACCCCGAGGGACGCCATGGCGCCTGA
- the sigE gene encoding RNA polymerase sigma factor SigE, whose protein sequence is MLRRLLRSTGEPKSVTDNADQLPVAAPAQTATFTTDAESQAWTPPTWEEIVSTHSGRVYRLAYRLTGNQHDAEDLTQEVFVRVFRSLSTYTPGTFEGWLHRITTNLFLDMVRRKQRIRFDALGDDAAERLPSREPSPQQVFNDAHFDADVQQALDTLAPEFRAAVVLCDIEGLSYEEIAATLGVKLGTVRSRIHRGRSQLRKALAHRSPEARAERRSFAARVPVLGGGGATA, encoded by the coding sequence GTGCTTCGGCGCCTGCTCAGATCGACGGGTGAGCCGAAATCCGTGACCGACAACGCTGACCAGCTCCCCGTTGCTGCCCCGGCGCAGACCGCGACGTTCACCACCGACGCGGAGTCGCAGGCGTGGACTCCCCCGACGTGGGAGGAGATCGTCAGCACGCACAGCGGTCGCGTCTACCGTCTCGCCTACCGCCTCACGGGCAACCAGCACGACGCGGAGGACCTCACCCAGGAGGTCTTCGTCCGCGTCTTCCGCTCGCTGTCGACCTACACGCCCGGCACCTTCGAGGGCTGGCTCCACCGCATCACCACGAACCTCTTCCTCGACATGGTGCGCCGCAAGCAGCGCATCCGCTTCGACGCCCTCGGCGACGACGCGGCCGAGCGGCTGCCCAGCCGCGAGCCCTCCCCGCAGCAGGTCTTCAACGACGCGCACTTCGACGCCGACGTCCAGCAGGCGCTGGACACCCTCGCGCCCGAGTTCCGCGCCGCCGTCGTCCTGTGCGACATCGAGGGACTGTCCTACGAGGAGATCGCCGCGACGCTGGGCGTCAAGCTCGGCACGGTCCGCTCCCGTATCCACCGCGGCCGCTCCCAGCTGCGCAAGGCCCTGGCACACCGGTCTCCCGAGGCCCGCGCCGAGCGTCGCTCGTTCGCGGCCCGTGTGCCCGTGCTGGGGGGAGGAGGCGCGACCGCGTGA
- a CDS encoding Mrp/NBP35 family ATP-binding protein: protein MATEDAVREALATVNDPEINRPITELGMVKSVEIGANGVVAVAVYLTVSGCPMRDTITQRVKEAVSRVEGVTAVEVELDVMSDEQRRELATALKGGTAEREVPFAKPGSLTRVYAVASGKGGVGKSSVTVNLAAAMAADGLKVGVVDADIYGHSVPRMLGAEGRPTQVENMIMPPSANGVKVISIGMFTPGNAPVVWRGPMLHRALQQFLADVYWGDLDVLLLDLPPGTGDIAISVAQLVPNAEILVVTTPQQAAAEVAERAGSIAVQTHQKIVGVVENMAGLPCPHCDEMVDVFGTGGGQSVADGLTRTTGATVPVLGSIPIDVRLREGGDEGKPVVLTDPDSPAGSALRAIAGKLGGRQRGLSGMSLGITPRNKF, encoded by the coding sequence ATGGCTACGGAAGACGCGGTGCGTGAAGCACTGGCGACGGTGAACGACCCCGAGATCAACCGACCCATCACCGAACTGGGGATGGTCAAATCGGTGGAGATCGGTGCAAATGGCGTGGTCGCGGTCGCCGTGTACCTGACGGTCTCCGGCTGCCCGATGCGCGACACGATCACCCAGCGGGTGAAGGAGGCGGTCTCCCGGGTCGAGGGCGTCACCGCCGTCGAGGTCGAACTCGACGTGATGAGCGACGAACAGCGCCGTGAGCTGGCGACCGCGCTGAAGGGGGGCACCGCCGAGCGCGAGGTCCCCTTCGCCAAGCCCGGCTCGCTCACCCGGGTGTACGCGGTCGCCTCCGGCAAGGGCGGCGTCGGCAAGTCCTCGGTCACCGTGAACCTGGCGGCCGCGATGGCCGCCGACGGTCTCAAGGTCGGTGTCGTGGACGCCGACATCTACGGCCACTCGGTGCCGCGCATGCTCGGTGCGGAGGGCCGGCCGACCCAGGTCGAGAACATGATCATGCCGCCGTCGGCGAACGGCGTGAAGGTCATCTCCATCGGCATGTTCACCCCGGGCAACGCGCCGGTCGTCTGGCGCGGCCCGATGCTCCACCGCGCCCTCCAGCAGTTCCTGGCCGACGTGTACTGGGGCGACCTGGACGTCCTGCTCCTGGACCTGCCGCCGGGCACGGGCGACATCGCGATCTCCGTCGCCCAGCTCGTCCCGAACGCCGAGATCCTGGTCGTCACGACCCCGCAGCAGGCGGCGGCAGAGGTGGCCGAGCGGGCCGGCTCGATCGCCGTGCAGACCCACCAGAAGATCGTGGGCGTCGTCGAGAACATGGCGGGGCTGCCGTGCCCGCACTGCGACGAGATGGTCGACGTCTTCGGCACCGGCGGCGGCCAGTCGGTCGCCGACGGTCTGACCCGCACCACCGGGGCGACCGTCCCGGTCCTCGGCTCCATCCCGATCGACGTCCGGCTGCGCGAGGGCGGCGACGAGGGCAAGCCGGTCGTCCTGACCGACCCCGACTCCCCCGCCGGCTCGGCCCTGCGCGCCATCGCGGGCAAGCTGGGCGGCCGTCAGCGCGGCCTGTCGGGCATGTCGCTGGGCATCACCCCGCGCAACAAGTTCTAG
- a CDS encoding trypsin-like peptidase domain-containing protein: MNEGRPTKAKWWSRPRPSGTGADTAPAHPTEPDPAPDSAHPTALPPPRAPEQGPEPEPGQSSGTPEPISPMSELLADPAASDPAASAPAESAAYVAPADSVEQAEPVEDVTPDPWRNYDPWATPGSARHDGPPPGSGPFQQNGVAVPTAAQRRGRARRALVLGAVALALVSGGVGGAVGAYLERNGGLTDIELPQAAKEAPGRAPDSVAGIAAHALPSVVTLHVHGSEEDGTGTGFVLDGEGHILTNNHVIRPAGGSGTITVTFSGGQTARARVVGHDSGYDLAVVKVSGVHGLAPMPLGNSDSVQVGDPVVAIGAPFDLANTVTSGIISAKERPITAGGEKGDGSDVSYVDALQTDAPINPGNSGGPLLDSRARVIGINSAIRSADGGSDLETGQAGSIGLGFAIPVNQAKRVAEELINTGRATHPVIGVTLDMNYAGDGARVGAKAAGGGPAVAAGGPGAKAGVRAGDVITEVDGTRVHSGEELIVRTRAHRPGDRLRLTVRRGGADRTITLVLGSADGG, translated from the coding sequence ATGAACGAGGGCAGGCCCACGAAGGCGAAGTGGTGGAGTCGACCCCGGCCCTCGGGCACGGGCGCGGACACCGCACCGGCACACCCCACGGAACCGGATCCCGCGCCGGATTCCGCGCACCCCACCGCCCTGCCCCCGCCCCGCGCACCGGAACAGGGACCGGAACCTGAGCCCGGGCAGTCCTCGGGGACCCCGGAGCCGATATCCCCCATGTCCGAGCTCCTCGCCGACCCCGCGGCTTCCGACCCCGCGGCTTCCGCCCCGGCCGAGTCCGCCGCGTACGTCGCACCCGCCGACTCCGTCGAGCAGGCCGAGCCCGTCGAGGACGTGACCCCCGATCCCTGGCGGAACTACGACCCCTGGGCCACGCCCGGATCCGCGCGGCACGACGGCCCGCCCCCCGGGAGCGGGCCCTTCCAGCAGAACGGGGTCGCGGTGCCCACCGCCGCGCAGCGGCGCGGCAGGGCGCGCCGAGCCCTGGTGCTCGGCGCCGTCGCCCTCGCCCTGGTGTCCGGGGGCGTCGGCGGCGCCGTGGGGGCGTATCTGGAGCGGAACGGGGGACTGACGGACATCGAGCTGCCGCAGGCCGCCAAGGAGGCCCCGGGGCGCGCCCCGGACAGTGTCGCCGGGATCGCCGCGCACGCCCTGCCCAGCGTCGTCACCCTCCATGTGCACGGCAGCGAGGAGGACGGCACCGGCACCGGGTTCGTGCTCGACGGCGAGGGACACATCCTCACCAACAACCACGTGATCCGGCCCGCCGGCGGCAGCGGCACGATCACCGTGACGTTCAGCGGCGGTCAGACCGCGAGGGCCAGGGTCGTCGGGCACGACAGCGGCTACGACCTCGCCGTCGTCAAGGTCTCGGGAGTCCACGGTCTGGCCCCGATGCCGCTCGGCAACTCCGACAGCGTCCAGGTCGGCGACCCCGTCGTCGCCATCGGCGCGCCCTTCGACCTCGCCAACACGGTCACCTCCGGGATCATCAGCGCCAAGGAGAGGCCCATCACGGCGGGCGGCGAGAAGGGCGACGGCAGCGACGTCTCGTACGTGGACGCCCTCCAGACCGACGCGCCGATCAACCCTGGCAACTCGGGCGGGCCCCTGCTCGACTCCCGGGCCCGTGTCATCGGCATCAACAGCGCCATCCGTTCCGCCGACGGCGGCTCCGACCTGGAGACCGGCCAGGCCGGTTCCATCGGGCTCGGCTTCGCCATCCCGGTCAACCAGGCCAAGCGCGTCGCCGAAGAGCTGATCAACACGGGCCGGGCCACCCACCCCGTGATCGGTGTCACGCTCGACATGAACTACGCGGGCGACGGGGCGCGGGTCGGTGCCAAGGCGGCCGGCGGCGGTCCCGCCGTCGCCGCCGGGGGGCCCGGCGCGAAGGCGGGCGTCAGGGCCGGCGACGTCATCACCGAGGTCGACGGCACCCGGGTCCACTCGGGCGAGGAACTCATCGTCAGGACCCGCGCCCACCGGCCGGGCGACCGCCTCCGGCTGACCGTGAGGCGGGGCGGCGCGGACCGGACGATCACCCTCGTCCTCGGTTCGGCGGACGGCGGCTGA